The following is a genomic window from Brachionichthys hirsutus isolate HB-005 chromosome 15, CSIRO-AGI_Bhir_v1, whole genome shotgun sequence.
ATTTGGACTTTGTCATTTGTGCAGTACATTTGTTAGTTTAATTCCATACTCCATTTGGGGCACACATcccgtctgtttttagtaatgTACTGGACTTTCAGTCCTGCCTGTCCTGCCTGTTCTCACTCATCGTGATTCATTAATGTATCCTGGTTATTTACGGCATGTCTGacgtgtttactgtgtaaacaaTGACTTAAAGCCCCTTTAAATAAGTATAAGTGAGAGAAAGTGGAATGTGAAGCAGTAACTATTGTTGTCTTCATGTTTCAGCCGTCCTGGGTAATCCTTTCGGTCAGATGTGGTGACCTGCTACCGTATCCTTCCACGATACAgtccaaaaagaaaacaaatgatgaaatgtCGGTTGGCATGTTGTTGATCCAAGTAatgatgaaatatatttgaATCCCTCAAAATGGCATCATTGCTGCgtttgtttttccataatcGGCAACATCAGAGTTACAGGATTCTCTCCAGAATCAGGACAGTTGTTCTTCGGTGTTACAGCCTGCCTTCCTCGGGTGAGTGTGTAACGTGTAAGCGTGTGTCGTCAGAAATGCTCCAAACCTGGGATGGGTTTGCCTCAACAGCCCCCCGAAATACAAAGGGATCAGCCCCCAACATGCGTTTAACGCAGCAGTATGGATCTGCTACGTATATCatatttttaaagcctcttGCGAGCACCGGTAGCGCAGCGGTTTAGATACTCCCTGTGTGCAGTAGCTTTGGTCTTCATGCAGTGGTCACGGGTTCGCAGCCCTTTGCTGCATGATTACCCCCTACtcttaccgtaattgctgaactattatgcgcacctgtgaaaaagccgcacccactgaattaaaaaaaaaatatattttgtactaaaataagccgcacatattcgtaagccgcaagtgcattgagacaaatgatatttaacggaacacggctcgtaacgatatccgcagcaagtcttcaaggtgaacagcctctggcatgttagatcaagggaagtcggcaaattagatccgtaacttcgggataaggattggctctaagggctgggtcggtcgggctggggtgcgaagcggggctgggctcgagctgCGGCTGGGGgggcagtcgccccgtcgccctcccctctccgcccgtcggaggctgcgcggcgcgcgcgcccgcctggtggggtgtccccgtcccccttgcccccgtgcccctcatcctccgtccgcgggagtgtggtgcggcaggggtggggacgcccgggaggtcgagggggtgggttccttccccgcggggcggcgcgtccgacaccgcgtagcggatggcgggcaggcggcggtccggcggcggcgactctggacgcgcgccgggcccttctcgcggatctccccagctacggcgcccgcccggggggaaagccccgcttgcgcgggcgggcgttaatttcgtaacgaaaataaataggctttaacgaaacacggctcgtaacgaaagtgggaagatatacgtaaatttgccgcgtcgttgcataaaccgcaaggttcaaaatattggaaaaaagtagcggcttgtacaccgggaattacggtactcGCATTTCTTGGCATACATCTTCAGCTGTCCTACTAATTAAAGACAAACAACTCCAAAACAATAATGTTTTCAAAAGTATATATATTACAGCCATGATATTAACTCAACAGCAAGTTAGCtattataaatgtcattttcatttttgtgtgatttaaagACATTCCACTTCAGTAGTTTGCAGTAGTTAGCTAAAAAtacttttgtcatgttttctgaATATGCCATGATGTCCCCACAGTAAAACACGAGTCAGCTAATCTGTGAAAACCGTCAGACTCCTATAGCTCCACCTAGCCGCCCTGGCTAAATCTAAACCACAGTCAGGAGGACATTCGGCATCCAAGGCCTCCAAAAACCCCTCCCTGCAGAGGGTATGTGGGGGTGGCACCCCTTCAGACTCTCCCCCGCGTTCTGCATAATGCCGTAGAATTATATGTGGCAGGTTTTTGCAGAAGGCATTGGGAGAAAATGTGatgctgttttttatttttccaatttaAGAAACTCCTTTTTGAGATTCCTCCTGATGAATTTGCAATTGGGTCAGTAAAATGTCAAAACTGTAGTGATGagaagttattgaatattgagTGACATTAATTTGGCTTGCTTGAAAGTTTTATGGTGCATTTGaggctttttttattatttgtattttatttttttagcagtCCTAGAGTATCCAGTGAATGTTTCACtatgaaacaggaagtttgaAACTTCACTGTTAAAGATGAAATCCCAATAAAGTGGGTTTGGTTGGAAAAATACTTTATAGTAAAACCATATTCTTCCCTTTTGAAACTAAAttagatgtagatctttttaaGAGATTTGCATAGCATGCATCTGCTGAGTGATTGAATGCAAGGCATGCAAGAAATATACAATTTAGAACTTTCAGAAATGTTGACATAATTGCATTACTATACTGAATTAGGAAACTGTGTTCAAGTATACTTGCCTGCGTAGTGCCTGAATATTCAAGTGTAGTCTTTTCTCCAATTAGATAATACTGTACTGCGTGACACTTATTAAAAATGGCTGATGCAGTAATTGACCGTGAACATCACATCTCAACATCTGACTAACATTCTCCATACAAGACTAAAGTGAGGAGAGATTTTCAATTTGATAATACTAAGATCATTTTAAGCAGTAATTTTCAGACCTGACCTGCCCGACGTTTGAAAGctcattgtgtgtttctgtatgtgtttgtttgtttgcacacAGCTTCCATACGACCTTAATGCCTTGTGGGCTTACATAACATTCTATGGCGGGGAATGCCAGCTTAACCTCAACAAGAAGGTCACACACTTAGTGGTGAAGGAACCGAAAGGGGTAAGTGCATGCTTTCACACAGCGCGTGCTATTTCTAACCATTCACGCTGCTCTGGGCTAGAACGTGGCCGACTCCTGATCaactccgccaaggaggttagcggtctgtctgttagcaagatagctcaaAACGTTACGCCCGATCTTAATaacattttcagggaatgttgggaatgttaccgggaacagatgattacattttggtaacgatccagaagagatcctggattctggatcactttgattattgaccgatgtttatggaatttgacacggtcaTGGAGGGAGGATCCCTCTGGATCCGGATATGATCAAGATTTTTCAAATAATGGTGGCTACACTTGCATTTCGGTCTCCTTTGCGCTTAATATTAGAAACAGATTTCTAACGAGCGTCTTTTTATaactgagtcaattccacattgGACATGGAGGATTTGTTAACTCTTCAAACAATTCTGTTTGTAGGCCTGTTAGCAGAATTATGGAAaactgaatggatcttgatgaaatacaaatctgaagatgggtcttggtttaacttagatcccattaaattttgagagcgatctggattctggattttatcatttacttgtaatggagtctttaaaaaaaatcatattgcaaaatatgcattaaattcacttttttttttacagtaacacACAAACCttaatttttaaatatgtaGCTAAATTTGGCAACCCAAAACAGTTTAATATccgatacacacaaaaataggaGCCGCATGTTCTTTACTTTTTTGCAGGACTGTGGAAAAATTGCTATATTCATCTTTATAAGAGTCTATTTATATAGTGGCTACTTTGGTTGTATTTTTCCTTCTAGGCAAAGTTCGAGTATGCCCTGAAAAACCCTGGCATCAAGATCGTCACCCTGGACTGGATAACAGATTCAGCTAAAGGTAAAGTGACTGCTCTCCTCCGCACTATACAAAgctgttagcgctatcgtctCTCGTAGGTAAGAACTCGTAATAAAACCACTTTTTTtgttatattacagtaatatatcattttgtgtgtgtctatatggCAATCAACATGCTTTTTCCATCGTTAGCGTTGATTCGAGTGTTTTTAAAACAGCCagaagttattttatatggacatttttttaaaattgagaTATCAATCAGTAAATTGAGTTCTGAGCTCGGCCCAGTAACGGATTATACTCGTATCTCAAGGTATGACTGTAGTTACATCATGAGAAAACAAATGCCAAACAATTGTAAATGAGTTTTTTCTAATTTTGTACAGACAAAAGCAGGAAAAATGAGGCATTCTATCATCCCAGACTCACCTACACGgggcctgaggaagaggagagtgaAGAAGACTCGTCTGACCGCCACTCGCATTCAGATGGAAGCTACAGCCCTCAGCGATCTCGGTTGTCCTATGGTGGATCTTCTGGTGAGGGGTCCAGCCCCCACAGACGACCAGGACCCAAAAAATTTAAATCCATGTCCCCAACCTCACCCCGAAAGCCTGCGCACAGCAGCGAGCGCATGTTTGATGACTCTGATGAAGACTCCTCCACAGAAAAAGAGGGCACCAACCTCAActggacaccagctgaagttgCCACACCTACCGCCCCCATTCCAGCAGGTACAGCCAGACGGCGGAGTGGGCCCCCCAGCAACAAAGACCCGGCTTCCTCAACGGGCAGTGGGCTGATAAACCTCTGTGCCACCGTGCCTCCTGTACCGAGCAGGGGAGGACTCGCGCCTGCTGAGGTTCGCGCTGGCGCTGCTAGCAGTCACGGCGCACAGCAAGGTTAGCGTAACAAACCTAGCAGAGCACTACACGGTCACTGTTGGACCTCTGTCAAAAACCTGCCCCGCGTTCTGAGGGAGCAAACATCGCTGTGGCCATTTTGTCTCAAAGTTTGTCTCAAGCTGTTTTTACACGGGCTGCTTCTCACGTTTGGGTTGTTGATCAGCGCTCGCCACTGTTCTTGGGTGTTTCTGCCCAACTGCAGTTGTTTTAAAGTTATTTGAGGAGTAGAACGTCTCATAATGTGTTGCTTCTTAACAGTGACTGTCGTTGGGAGATTCGAATTAATAACATGTCACTTTTCACTGTGAAGCTTGTATTTGTAGCTTCGTCATATCACGGTCACGGGAATGTCTCTGTCCCAGTGTGTTGTCTCTGACTCTTAGACCTGTTTGTCCCTTATGGGTTCTTCCAGAGAGCATCCCCGGGTGGAACTCGGCAGCTAGAACACTTCGCAACATCACCAACAACTCTGACATGCAGCCGGCCAATCGACCTCCGAACGTAGCACATGTAAGGAATGGGAATCAACGGCGAGCGAGCCCCACGGTTGTATTTCTGGAAGACGTATATCCTGCGTTTAAAATCATGATGcccctttctcttctttctcgcTGTGTCGTAACTTccctgctgctgtctgcagctttaattattttcacatttcaccACACTTTTTTCCTTGGTTGCATCGAGATGAAAATTCTGATAGTCGTACTTTTCCTAATGTTTTAATTCTTTGTCTTTTGTTCCAGATAATCCAGAatctgacagccaatcagacaaaGCCAGTTGATCATCAGGCCAATCAGAGCCATTCTCAGGCCCCTAATAATACCAACCCTCTACTGTTCAATCAATCCAAACTGGTCGCGCAGCCTctcacagcagagcagcagcaacaattaCTACAGCAGTCACACCAGGCtgcccaacaacaacaacaacaacaacaacaacaacaacaccaacagTTACCACAGCAATCGCAGCATCCTATgatccacctgcagcagcagcagcagcagcagcagcatcagatGATCCAGCTCCATCACCAACATCAGCAGCCACAGCCACAGGTTGCACAGCAAGGATTTACACAGTTGCCCCAGctgccccagcagcagcagcagcagcagcatttcctACAACAGCAGCAAATGCACCAACAGCAAATGTTttcacaacagcaacagcagcgcaCCTTTTCCCAGCAACACCTGCGTCCTCAGCAAGTCCTACGGCCCGGTTTGCAGCAACTCCAGCAGCAACAGGCACTCcagcaacagctgcagcagttcCAGCAACAGCAACGCATGCAGatgttacagcagcagcagaatcagcagcagctgcatcttcagcagcagcagcagcagcagcagttcctacatcagcagcagctgcagcagcagcagcagcagcacctgcagacTCAGCAGCAAGCACTGCAACAGCAGAACCAGCCGGCCTTGCAGGACCAACAAACAACACTGCAGCCTCACCTCCAGCAGTCTTGCTTCTCCCAGCTGTTCGGCCATGAACCAGGGCAAGACGGTGAGTGTGCACAATCGCCGTGGAGGGTGATCGGGGTCACTACAAGCTGCCATGCTGTTAAATCGGAGCGGCACTGTGGAAAAACGACAAACGCGCTGCCTTTAGCATTGATTACGGCAAACAGTCCCCGTGGCCCGGCTCTCGTGAGcttgtgtgatgtcacaatgtTCATTTCTGTCCAGAGTTGCTTTGAATAGAttcaactggacttgtaggaAAATGTTAAAGTCGCCAGGGTCTTTAAGTCACAAGAGGCCGAGaccagtcgtgtgtgtgtgtgtgtgtgtgtgtgtgtgtgtgtgtgtgagtgatatAAGCTGTGGGCTGCGTTCGGATGATGCTTGTGTCTTTTGCTCCGAGGAGCTTCTTTATTCCTTCTCTCTGGCCCTGatgagcactttttttttttttttagcttagcACACTTGCACGGGTGTAATGTGTAACGTGTGATGTGTACATCCTATTCTTTGAATGAGCGGCCCTTTGTCTTAAGGCACAGTTTGTTGTTCGCGGTATGCGGGTGTTACGCCCCCTTTTGGGCTTGTGGTGGAAAAAGAATTAatcaattaataataaaataaaagctatttATTCGACAGAAACGTAGTCAAATGAGGAACAAGCAAATGCATTAAGGAGACGGGGGGGCCAACGGGGGCTGCTCAAATCaaagaaatgaataaaacaaaatgtctcgCTCTAAGGTGGCAATCCCAACGAGGTCGCTTATgcataaatcaaataaaaggcaAGTGCATGGGGGAGCCATGCGTTGAGTGGCTGTAGGGGCTGCGTCGGCTGATGAACCCTTCATctatttcctcttcctcagtttaTTCCACAACCTGCCTTTCTTCTTTGTGTATAAATGgacaggtttgtgtgtgtgtgcaaaagtATTGATAGCTCAAATGAATATGATGCCTCTGGTGGTGAAGGTCGCGAGTTCAACGCCCGTGCATGGTACACCTCTTTCCTCCCGTAAGTGTCGGAGCAGACTTGCTATAATTCTGTTCAGTCATAGCAGTTAAAGTGGAATCTGCGCCTGGACGTCGGAAAGGTTTCGGCTTGTGTGAcgttttgctgttgttgttttcagtccCACAGGACGGCTTCCTGGTGGGCTGCGTCTTTGCTGTGGCTGACTACCCAGAACAGATGGCTGACAAGCAACTCCTGGGCACGTGGAAGAgggtcagtcacacacacacacacacgcacacacaaacagacagacggcgAAAGTCTTTACAAACAGAGGATCAGCATTAAAACATGATTTACTATGGAACCAGAAATAATGATTAGCATCACAGATAGGAAGTTCATGTGTTCTGAACTCTCCATAGGTCATTCAGGCATGTGGGGGGGCTGTTGACCCCACTCTGACCAGCCGCTGCACACACCTCCTCTGTGAGAGTCAAGTCAGCAACATGTATCTACAGGTGAGAGTGTGTTCGGGCTCCAGCACCCCGGAGCAGGCCCTGGTTTCACCAGCAGGTCGGGGAGATGGGAATGATGGGAGGCCGTTCCCTTCACCTGTTAATGGAACGCCGTCCACACGAGAGCGCTCTGCAGATCATGCTGCACCAGCATACGGCCgtgagagccaatcagaagcccCGGGCATGACTGCTTTGGCGCAAACGCATGACCTTCCGGTCGGGAACACTGAGGAACCTGTCCAGACACGAAAAGGGTGTTTGAACAATCTCCAGCAGGAGTTCTTGCATCGATGGAGCAGCCGTTCACGTTTGGACGGTAGTCCCAGGCGCATGAAGTTCTCCAGACGCTTGTTATTTACTCATTTGTGCTAGTTTCCCGGttaatttgggggggggggggggctaacgtGACCAAGAGGAGATTCTTGGCGAATGTTACATCTGAAAAAACCTGGTCGTTCATCAAAacagactctaataatcaatcaatgatttagtctttctgtgcggcccggtaacacgTGCCTCCCGGACCGGTCCCGGGCCGCGCCCGGTGGATGGGGACCCCTGGTGTTCAGGATACTGGCTGTGAGCTGCGCTTTCCAGATTCCCATCTGCTCCACAGATTGCAAACATGCAATATAGGTGGCTTTAATTTTCACCTGATG
Proteins encoded in this region:
- the paxip1 gene encoding PAX-interacting protein 1 — its product is MSEEENKVSDELFRDVKFYVVGDIDQKVAQLLKAGKGKEVSYNALATHIIAEDGDNPEVGESREVFDLPVVKPSWVILSVRCGDLLPVTGFSPESGQLFFGVTACLPRLPYDLNALWAYITFYGGECQLNLNKKVTHLVVKEPKGAKFEYALKNPGIKIVTLDWITDSAKDKSRKNEAFYHPRLTYTGPEEEESEEDSSDRHSHSDGSYSPQRSRLSYGGSSGEGSSPHRRPGPKKFKSMSPTSPRKPAHSSERMFDDSDEDSSTEKEGTNLNWTPAEVATPTAPIPAGTARRRSGPPSNKDPASSTGSGLINLCATVPPVPSRGGLAPAEVRAGAASSHGAQQESIPGWNSAARTLRNITNNSDMQPANRPPNVAHIIQNLTANQTKPVDHQANQSHSQAPNNTNPLLFNQSKLVAQPLTAEQQQQLLQQSHQAAQQQQQQQQQQQHQQLPQQSQHPMIHLQQQQQQQQHQMIQLHHQHQQPQPQVAQQGFTQLPQLPQQQQQQQHFLQQQQMHQQQMFSQQQQQRTFSQQHLRPQQVLRPGLQQLQQQQALQQQLQQFQQQQRMQMLQQQQNQQQLHLQQQQQQQQFLHQQQLQQQQQQHLQTQQQALQQQNQPALQDQQTTLQPHLQQSCFSQLFGHEPGQDVPQDGFLVGCVFAVADYPEQMADKQLLGTWKRVIQACGGAVDPTLTSRCTHLLCESQVSNMYLQALREGKRCVTAHWLNTVLKRKRMIPPHRTLHLPFAFPPGAKPCSQHIISVTGFFDADRDDLKLMAYLAGSRYTGYLCRSNTVLICKEPVGLKYEKAKEWKIPCVNAQWLCDILLGNFDALRQVQHSRYNIYTHPEPLIPNPQLVQNLLTPWRMPIKVSPEALANLQLLQKQRLTDSTNQPANKKARLEEIQSPSKKLPPESTPRVMFTGFEPTQVQLFTKRLYALGGEVADSSQKVTHLVASKVTRTVKFLTAMSVVKHLLSPEWLEDSWRSQQFVDEQSYTLRDAEAEVLFSFSLEESIRRANSTPLFKGKYFYLTPGICPSLSTMKSILESAGGKLLAKQPSYRKIVEHKQNKNLPEIILISCENDLHLCREYFLKNIDVHTAEFILTGVLTQKLNYDSYKFT